The window CAAAGGCGAGCTGGCGCAGTACCGCGAAATGGCGGCCTTCGCACAGTTCGGTTCCGATCTCGACGCCGCAACGCAGAAGTTGCTGGCTCGTGGCGCTCGTCTGACGGAGCTTCTCAAGCAGCCGCAGTTCTCGCCGCTGAAGATGGAAGAGCAGGTTGCTGTTATCTTCGCCGGTACGCGCGGTTACCTCGACGGTATTCCGGTTTCGGCAGTCGGTAAGTTCGAAGAAGGCCTGCTCGCAGGTCTTCGTCAGGAAAAGTCGATCTTTGAATCGGTTGCGAAAGAGAAGGCGCTTTCTGCTGATACCGAGAAGAAGCTCGTCGACTTCCTCGACAAGTTTGCCAAGGGTTTCTCGGCCTGATCGGACCTCTTAAGGAGAGCGCCCGATGGCGAGCTTAAAAGAAATGCGAAACCGCATCGCCTCCGTTAAGGCGACGCGGAAAATTACCAAGGCGATGCAGATGGTGGCTGCGGCCAAGCTGCGCCGCGCACAGGAAGCTGCGCAAGCCGCGCGGCCCTATGCGGAGCGCATGGCCACCGTGCTCGGCAGCTTGGCTTCGAAGGTTGCGGACAAGAACGGCGCTTCGCCGCTTCTCGTCGGTACCGGCAAGGACCAGGTTCATCTTCTGATCGTAATGACCGCAGAGCGCGGTCTTTGCGGCGGCTTCAATTCGAATATTGCGAAGCTTGCGCGCGCGGATGCGCAGCGTCTTCTTGCTGCTGGTAAAACGGTCAAGATTTTGACCGTCGGCCGTAAGGGCGCGGACAACCTGCGCCGCGATCTCGGCAAGAATATTGTCGAGCGCAAGGATTTCCAGGGCGTTCGTCAGCTTAACTTCTCTCATGCCGAGGGTGTTGCGCAGCGCGTGCTCGGGATGTTCGAAGCGGGCGAATTCGACGTTGCCACGCTCTACTTCTCGGAATTCAAGTCCGTCATTTCGCAGAAGCCGACGGCACTGCAACTCATTCCGGCATCGGTTTCGGAATCGACGGAGCCCGCGAAGGGCGCCGCCGCGATCCACGAATACGAGCCGGGCGAGGAAGAGGTTCTTGGCTTCCTGCTGTCGCGCAATATCTCAACGCAGATCTTCCGTGGTTTGCTTGAGAACTCGGCGTCCTTCTATGGCTCTCAGATGAGCGCCATGGACAGCGCCACGCGCAACGCCGGTGACATGATCAACAAGCTGACGATCAAGTACAACCGTCAGCGTCAGGCGAATATCACCAAGGAACTTATCGAGATCATCTCTGGCGCTGAAGCGCTCTGATCTGGAGAGAACCGATGGCATATCAGACGCGAGCAACGACCAAAGGTGGACGGGACGGGCGCGCCGTACTCGATGACGGCAAGCTGGCGCTCGCAATGGCGCTGCCGAAAGAGCTTGGCGGTTCGGGTGAGGGACACAATCCTGAACAGCTCTTTGCTCTCGGCTGGTCATCCTGCTTCGGCCAAGCCGTTCTTCTGCTTGCCAAGAAACATGGGTTAGATGGACAGGCTGCGAAAGTGACGTGCGCCGTC is drawn from Hyphomicrobium methylovorum and contains these coding sequences:
- a CDS encoding F0F1 ATP synthase subunit gamma; translation: MASLKEMRNRIASVKATRKITKAMQMVAAAKLRRAQEAAQAARPYAERMATVLGSLASKVADKNGASPLLVGTGKDQVHLLIVMTAERGLCGGFNSNIAKLARADAQRLLAAGKTVKILTVGRKGADNLRRDLGKNIVERKDFQGVRQLNFSHAEGVAQRVLGMFEAGEFDVATLYFSEFKSVISQKPTALQLIPASVSESTEPAKGAAAIHEYEPGEEEVLGFLLSRNISTQIFRGLLENSASFYGSQMSAMDSATRNAGDMINKLTIKYNRQRQANITKELIEIISGAEAL
- a CDS encoding organic hydroperoxide resistance protein produces the protein MAYQTRATTKGGRDGRAVLDDGKLALAMALPKELGGSGEGHNPEQLFALGWSSCFGQAVLLLAKKHGLDGQAAKVTCAVELDKDATSFALKAELSLSIPGADKAKVQALLEDAHQICPYSKATRNNINVTLTVV